A portion of the Carya illinoinensis cultivar Pawnee chromosome 11, C.illinoinensisPawnee_v1, whole genome shotgun sequence genome contains these proteins:
- the LOC122281877 gene encoding uncharacterized protein LOC122281877 — protein sequence MENGEDSTRFQSLTATTLRNMSSSSSAFFSANQSPFFSPRSPTCHLSESTRSDNPCDSIHLSVDPPSCSSGYPEPESLKNVRITFADVSATKAARTLVDFQKFDGISSSAGISNSTPSSYSHDHENGYSRHREKQRKHASSYPSSFTPGSVSLSSNRMRSCDVFIGLHGRKPYLLRFANWLRAELEVQGMSCFVSDRARCRNSRKHGIVERAMDVSSFGVIILTRKSFRNPFTIEELRFFSGKKNLVPIFFDLSPGDCLVRDIIEKRGELWEKYGGELWLLYGGLEKEWKEAVYGLSRVDEWKLDAHDGNWRECILRTITLLATWLGRRSVVERLNKWREKVEKEEFPFPQNENFIGRKKELSELEFILFGDVTGDSERDYFELKARPRRKNLTIGWPKSSLLEERRRERQFESGSRKGKEPVVWKESEKEIEMQGTGLPQRQHQPRSKGGGRYARRKRSMRILYGKGIACVSGESGIGKTDLLLEFAYRYQQRYKMILWVGGESRYIRQNYLNLWSFLEVDVGVEYCSEKSRIKSFEEQEEAAIFRVRKELMRNIPFLVVIDNLESEKDWLDHKLVMDLLPRFGGETHIIISTRLPRVMNLEPLKLSYLSGIEAMTLMQGGGKDYPIEEIDALRVIEEKVGRLTLGLAITGAILSEIPITPSRLLDTIKRMPLKDFSWSSREVHTLRRNTFLLQLFEVCFSIFDHADGPMSLATRMVQASGWFAPAAIPVSLLAHAAHKIPKKHQGKGFWRNLLHSLTCGLTSSYTKRSEAEASTMLLRFNIARSSTKQDYIHFNELIKLYAHKRGVDGAAQAMVQAVISHGSIAQHSEHIWAACFLLFGFGCYPVVVEPKVSELLHLVKEVVLPLAIRTFITFSQCSAALELLRLCTNALEAADQELVTPVEKWFDKSLCWRPIQTNAQLNPCLWQELALCRATVLETRAKLMLRGGQFDIGDDLIRKAVFIRTSICGEDHPDTISARETLSKLTRLLANVQIHTSP from the coding sequence atggaaaACGGGGAAGACAGCACCAGGTTTCAGTCCTTAACGGCCACAACTTTAAGGAATATGTCATCATCCTCTTCTGCCTTCTTTTCAGCAAATCAGTCGCCCTTCTTCTCGCCAAGATCGCCAACGTGTCATTTATCAGAATCAACACGGTCTGACAATCCATGTGACAGCATTCATTTAAGTGTTGATCCTCCTAGCTGCAGCTCAGGATATCCAGAACCTGAGTCTCTAAAAAATGTCAGAATTACCTTTGCAGATGTTTCGGCAACCAAAGCTGCCCGTACTTTGGTTGATTTCCAGAAGTTTGATGGCATATCTTCCTCAGCTGGCATTTCCAACAGCACCCCATCTAGTTACAGCCATGACCATGAAAATGGTTATTCTCGGCATAGAGAGAAGCAGAGAAAGCATGCAAGTAGCTACCCTAGCTCATTTACTCCCGGTTCAGTCTCCCTTTCCTCCAATAGAATGAGGAGCTGCGACGTATTCATTGGTTTGCATGGACGCAAACCTTATTTACTGAGGTTTGCTAACTGGCTCCGTGCAGAGCTGGAGGTTCAAGGGATGAGTTGCTTTGTATCTGATAGAGCTCGATGTAGGAACTCTCGCAAACATGGAATTGTTGAGAGGGCTATGGATGTCTCTTCTTTTGGGGTTATAATTCTGACAAGGAAGTCTTTCAGGAACCCATTTACTATTGAGGAACTGCGGTTTTTTTCAGGAAAGAAGAATTTGGTCCCAATATTCTTTGACTTGAGTCCTGGTGATTGCCTTGTCCGAGATATAATTGAGAAGAGGGGCGAGCTATGGGAAAAATATGGAGGAGAGCTATGGCTGTTGTATGGAGGGCTGGAGAAGGAGTGGAAAGAAGCTGTCTATGGCCTCTCTCGGGTTGATGAGTGGAAATTAGATGCTCATGATGGCAACTGGAGAGAATGCATACTGAGGACAATCACACTACTGGCAACATGGTTAGGAAGGAGAAGTGTTGTAGAGCGATTGAATAAGTGGAGAGAAAAGGTAGAAAAAGAGGAGTTCCCTTTCCCTCAAAATGAGAATTTCATTGGTCGGAAGAAAGAACTTTCTGAGCTAGAATTCATTCTTTTTGGTGATGTTACAGGAGATTCAGAAAGAGACTATTTTGAACTTAAAGCTAGACCCAGGCGAAAGAATTTGACAATTGGGTGGCCTAAGAGCAGTTTATTGGAGGAAAGGCGCAGGGAAAGGCAATTTGAGAGTGGCAGCAGAAAGGGAAAAGAACCAGTTGTGTGGAAGGAGtcagaaaaagagattgagatgCAAGGTACTGGTCTTCCTCAAAGGCAACACCAACCGAGGTCAAAAGGTGGTGGAAGGTATGCAAGGAGAAAAAGATCAATGAGGATTTTGTATGGGAAAGGAATCGCTTGTGTGTCAGGAGAATCAGGAATTGGCAAGACAGACCTTCTTCTGGAATTTGCTTACAGATACCAACAAAGGTACAAGATGATTTTATGGGTAGGTGGGGAAAGCAGGTATATTAGACAGAATTATCTGAACCTCTGGTCATTTTTGGAAGTTGATGTGGGGGTTGAATATTGCTCAGAGAAAAGCAGGATAAAAAGCTTTGAAGAGCAGGAAGAAGCAGCCATTTTTAGAGTTCGCAAAGAGCTTATGAGAAACATACCCTTTTTAGTGGTGATTGATAACTTAGAAAGCGAAAAGGATTGGTTGGATCATAAACTGGTAATGGATCTTCTTCCTCGTTTTGGTGGAGAGACCCACATAATAATCTCCACACGCCTTCCCCGTGTGATGAACTTGGAACCTTTGAAACTCTCATACTTATCTGGCATCGAGGCAATGACTTTAATGCAAGGAGGTGGCAAAGACTACCCAATTGAGGAAATAGATGCACTTAGGGTTATTGAGGAGAAAGTTGGAAGGTTAACTTTGGGGCTTGCAATTACCGGTGCAATATTGTCTGAGATTCCTATAACTCCAAGTAGGCTATTGGATACCATTAAAAGAATGCCCTTGAAGGACTTCTCATGGAGCAGTAGGGAAGTACACACATTGAGGCGAAACACCTTCCTTCTGCAACTCTTTGAGGTATGTTTCTCGATATTTGATCATGCTGATGGGCCAATGAGCTTGGCAACCAGAATGGTCCAGGCAAGTGGTTGGTTTGCTCCAGCTGCAATTCCAGTTTCCCTGTTAGCCCATGCTGCTCACAAGATACCCAAAAAGCATCAGGGGAAAGGATTCTGGAGGAATTTACTGCATTCCTTAACTTGTGGTTTGACTTCATCATACACCAAAAGATCAGAAGCAGAAGCTTCTACCATGTTGTTGAGGTTCAATATTGCAAGAAGTAGTACCAAGCAAGACTATATCCATTTCAATGAGCTCATCAAGCTTTATGCTCACAAAAGAGGAGTGGATGGAGCTGCGCAAGCCATGGTTCAAGCTGTAATCAGTCATGGGTCAATAGCTCAGCACTCTGAACATATATGGGCGGCTTGTTTCTTGTTATTTGGATTTGGTTGCTATCCTGTAGTTGTTGAGCCCAAGGTGTCAGAGTTGCTACATCTTGTCAAAGAAGTGGTTTTGCCTCTTGCCATCCGGACATTCATCACATTCTCTCAATGCAGTGCTGCTCTTGAACTTCTGCGGCTATGTACTAATGCTTTGGAAGCTGCAGACCAAGAACTTGTCACCCCAGTTGAGAAATGGTTCGATAAATCACTTTGTTGGAGGCCCATCCAGACTAATGCTCAGTTGAATCCTTGCCTTTGGCAGGAACTGGCTCTATGCAGAGCCACTGTGCTAGAGACTAGGGCCAAGCTAATGTTAAGAGGGGGACAGTTCGATATAGGAGATGATCTAATTAGGAAGGCTGTTTTTATTAGAACTTCAATTTGTGGTGAAGATCATCCAGATACAATATCTGCTCGTGAAACTCTGAGCAAACTGACCAGGCTTCTTGCAAATGTTCAAATTCATACTTCACCGTAG